A window of the Calditrichia bacterium genome harbors these coding sequences:
- a CDS encoding DNA primase yields MAGIPEHIIDQIRDSSNIVDVVGRYVSLKKRGRNFIGLCPFHNEKTPSFNVNPDRQIFHCFGCGVGGNVYRFLMMHESMGFVDAVKQLAQESGIEIPVTDEVRQQESESERLYRSNEIATRFFQHHLQHAPKNLIDYLAKRGISEESLKKFEIGYAPEGWDNLRKYLEKGNYPIALYEKLGLLLKSEKNGNLYDRFRQRLMFPIHNPAGKVVGFGGRQLVDEKNSPKYINSPESQIYQKSNVLYGLNFAREAIREHGFAIFVEGYMDVIQLMQSGIQNVVATSGTALTEAHARLIRRYAQRVVLCYDADNAGINAAARGGEILFQNNVETDVLILPQGEDPDSYTRQNGADAFLNLLKSASDYFTFRLKLLADNKNLQNARERSEAVNELLDVLAPMQDAIRASFYLEKITENWQIPANVLMTELDKKQAAIQRRERFGSLQNEPQMPSPPDESPKTKRHAPLVLSGAWGGEKDILLLLLTYFIDLHEFVFSHLEPSDFLNPEFRRVFEIIKSQPPEVGENVLHHVLDQIENEEMRSLLVKEMFENNKEFQKPVLYVQGCIKQIKIEGYRSKIDVAKRRLKEIKPDNPEYFTILAEMQEAMNGMKTWQNVVPSDEG; encoded by the coding sequence GGCTGTGGCGTTGGCGGAAATGTGTATCGCTTTTTGATGATGCACGAAAGCATGGGATTTGTGGATGCGGTGAAACAACTGGCGCAGGAATCGGGCATCGAAATTCCCGTAACTGACGAAGTGCGGCAGCAGGAAAGCGAGAGCGAACGGCTGTATCGATCCAACGAAATCGCCACGCGCTTTTTTCAGCATCACTTGCAGCATGCGCCGAAAAACCTGATAGATTATCTCGCAAAACGCGGTATTTCTGAAGAAAGCCTGAAGAAATTTGAAATCGGTTACGCCCCGGAAGGTTGGGATAATCTTCGGAAATATCTCGAAAAAGGCAATTATCCCATTGCGCTGTACGAAAAACTCGGGCTGCTGCTCAAAAGTGAAAAAAACGGCAATTTATACGATCGATTTCGGCAACGGCTAATGTTTCCGATCCACAATCCCGCCGGAAAAGTGGTCGGTTTCGGCGGTCGTCAATTGGTGGATGAGAAAAATTCACCGAAATACATCAACTCACCGGAATCGCAGATTTACCAAAAAAGTAACGTGCTGTACGGACTGAATTTTGCGCGTGAAGCCATTCGCGAACACGGATTTGCAATTTTTGTCGAAGGCTACATGGACGTGATTCAATTGATGCAATCCGGTATCCAAAACGTGGTTGCCACCAGCGGAACCGCGCTCACGGAAGCGCATGCGCGACTCATTCGCAGATACGCCCAGCGGGTGGTGCTTTGTTACGATGCCGACAATGCCGGCATCAACGCGGCGGCACGCGGCGGCGAAATTTTGTTTCAGAACAACGTGGAAACCGATGTGCTCATTTTGCCGCAGGGCGAAGATCCCGATAGTTACACCCGCCAAAATGGTGCGGATGCATTTTTGAATTTGCTCAAATCGGCGTCTGATTATTTTACTTTCCGGCTGAAACTATTGGCAGACAATAAAAATCTGCAAAACGCCCGCGAACGTTCCGAGGCGGTAAATGAATTGCTGGACGTTCTCGCGCCGATGCAGGATGCCATTCGCGCCAGCTTTTATCTGGAAAAAATTACCGAAAACTGGCAGATTCCCGCAAATGTGCTCATGACTGAGCTGGATAAAAAGCAGGCTGCCATTCAACGCCGTGAACGGTTTGGCAGTTTACAAAATGAACCGCAAATGCCGTCGCCGCCAGACGAATCTCCAAAAACAAAACGCCATGCACCGCTGGTTTTGTCGGGCGCATGGGGTGGGGAAAAAGATATATTATTGTTGTTGCTGACCTATTTTATCGACCTCCACGAATTTGTATTTTCTCATTTGGAGCCATCGGATTTTCTGAATCCGGAGTTTCGACGTGTGTTCGAAATCATCAAATCCCAACCGCCGGAAGTGGGTGAAAACGTGTTGCACCACGTGCTCGATCAAATCGAAAATGAGGAAATGCGTTCGCTGCTCGTCAAAGAAATGTTCGAAAATAATAAAGAATTCCAAAAACCGGTGCTGTATGTTCAGGGCTGCATAAAGCAAATAAAAATAGAAGGTTATCGTTCCAAAATTGATGTGGCGAAACGACGGTTGAAAGAAATTAAACCCGATAACCCGGAATATTTCACAATTCTTGCCGAAATGCAGGAAGCAATGAACGGCATGAAAACCTGGCAAAATGTGGTGCCGAGCGATGAAGGCTGA
- the rsfS gene encoding ribosome silencing factor: MTSKELANMISQLALEKKGQDITIMDLHSISDITDYFVIITCGSDIQTKTVANHIEKTLRDEKITLYHREGMNKLNWVLLDYVDVVVHIFRDETREFYALERLWADAKVTKVEEDADLRVVPGKSN, encoded by the coding sequence ATGACGTCAAAAGAACTGGCGAATATGATTTCGCAATTGGCACTGGAGAAAAAGGGCCAGGATATCACAATAATGGATTTACACTCGATTTCAGATATCACAGATTATTTTGTGATTATCACGTGTGGATCGGATATCCAAACCAAAACGGTTGCCAATCACATCGAAAAAACCCTCCGCGATGAAAAAATTACGCTGTACCACCGGGAAGGGATGAACAAATTAAACTGGGTACTGCTCGACTACGTGGACGTGGTTGTGCATATTTTCCGCGATGAAACGCGGGAATTTTATGCGTTGGAGCGGTTATGGGCAGATGCAAAAGTGACAAAGGTGGAAGAGGATGCTGACCTTAGAGTCGTACCTGGCAAATCAAATTAA
- a CDS encoding LytR C-terminal domain-containing protein produces MSDPRIKRMVNAQENPNRSKPGRNGSNNASAVAFLKVLVLLAIIVSGIAVLVYPNQEVVSEIWRSAFHSNKTAVLQNDTAALPAKTPGELNLEAETVASENGDTSEQSTENTQSPQPVERGIQVEVLNGCGVSGLADRITKFLRKQDIDVVSTGNFDNFDVLTTRILDRSDNHERAEKVAEALGLSKDRILLRKDVNLQLDVTIVLGADYKSLEPLK; encoded by the coding sequence ATGTCTGATCCCCGGATCAAACGCATGGTGAATGCGCAGGAAAATCCAAATCGTTCCAAGCCCGGACGGAACGGTTCCAATAATGCATCTGCGGTTGCATTTCTCAAAGTATTGGTATTGCTTGCGATAATCGTCAGCGGCATTGCGGTTTTGGTGTATCCGAATCAGGAAGTCGTTTCGGAAATTTGGAGAAGTGCGTTTCATTCAAATAAAACAGCGGTACTGCAAAATGATACTGCAGCATTGCCAGCCAAAACGCCCGGCGAACTGAATTTGGAGGCTGAAACAGTTGCATCGGAGAATGGTGATACCAGCGAGCAATCAACAGAAAATACCCAATCGCCCCAACCAGTGGAACGGGGAATTCAGGTTGAAGTGTTGAACGGCTGCGGTGTGAGTGGTCTGGCGGACCGGATAACCAAATTTTTGCGAAAGCAGGACATCGACGTCGTTTCCACCGGCAATTTCGATAATTTTGATGTGCTCACCACCCGCATTCTCGATCGCAGTGATAATCATGAACGTGCCGAAAAAGTTGCCGAAGCGCTGGGTTTGTCAAAAGATCGCATCCTGTTACGCAAGGATGTCAACCTTCAATTAGACGTAACAATTGTTCTCGGTGCGGATTACAAATCGCTGGAACCGTTGAAATAA